The Bombus pascuorum chromosome 12, iyBomPasc1.1, whole genome shotgun sequence genome contains the following window.
cTACCTTATTAACTGACAAAACGAGAATGGATGCAAAGAAAATGACAAAACACGAAGAAATTCAGGATGACGGTTCATCGTTTAAAACAGATGTATGCGTTCGTGGAAAAAAACGGCGGCTAGATCACTTGACATGGGAGGAAAAACTACAGAGGAAGTACGCTgataagaaatgaaaattataaataaaaatcatagtacatatatagataCGTTATATGATACGAAATATGATAAATCCATTTCTATTGATTTTCCGATTTAAAATTGATTGTATTTTgattgattatatttttcatttaatttggTGATTAAAAGGAAGTATTTTagtatgaaataattgaagaGGGAAATATCTTAATCGAGTTTTCTACGATGTTTTTTAAGACACgaataatattagtttaacttaattaatattagattgcatagctaattttatattgatattattttaacgttcAAGAACTTGGCAAAATtacatattgaattttaaaattggtTTTTAATAATGTCCTATGTTTTTCGTTCATAATGTGATTAGAAAACATTCGAAACTAGTGTTGAATTAATccgaaatgatattttataggaaattaaaaaatagggTAGCAGCTCAAACTTCTCGGGACCGTAAAAAAGCGAAACTTGACGAGTTGGAAGAAACTGTTCGAACTTTAAGGGAACAAAATGAACTGTTGACGCAAGAATGTTCGATGTTAAGATCgcaaaacgaaatattactcacagaaacgaaaagattgaggaaggaaagagagaCCAAGAACGCGGGAGAATTTGTTTGTTCCATGTGCCAGAGTCGTGTCGGCTGTGCTGTGTCCTCGCTGGGATCTACAGTGTCCCCCACTCACCCTCTGCAGCAGGGTGGAACAACACAGCTGGCATCGTCGCTGACACTAACCCCAGGAGCAACAATTCTCCTGAAGATACTGACCATCTACCTCCTCTTGAAGAATTATTTGGCGACTTCCAAGGAGACGATTACATTGAACGACTTGAAGAACTTGCAGAAAGCCTTTTACGGGAAGTTACAGCAGAAGTGGAAGCAAATCCTCATAGAACAAATGAACAAGTGAGTATTTTTGATCATTATTGATCTATCAAGCAACTACatcatataatttaattttattgctttaGACCTTAGGAATGAATGATTTGTTTGAAAGAATAGAAgcattttgatatattttgaaatccaTTGGAAATCattgattattaataattaagctACAACTCTTGAATATTGTTAaacatttcattcgtttctgaattcatatttttcatttgcaaCTCAGTCTTCCTTTCGTTAATGACATAATGATTGTGTCTTGCATAGGTGTCAGTCAAGGAAAATACCACTGAGAAATGTCACTATTCAAAAAGAATGGTGGGGCAGACATCAAAAGATGTGGAAACCGATGGAACCTGTAAAAGCATGAATACACATCGACCATGGCATTCTGTTTCTAGCACAGCCAGTGCACCTTATACCACAAACACAACTGCACCAGCGTCAATAAATTCGGAGGTCGAAGTGAAACAAGAAGTCGAAGTAAAACAAGAAGTCGAAACACAGGAGTTAGACACTATTTATGGTACTTACGATGAGGCAACCAATTCCGTAATGATCATTTATCCAGGAGATGAAAACATAAGCATTCAAGAATGCGTTCAAGAAGTAATTACGGACGGTATTTATACGGATGATGTTTGTTCGAACGAAGATTCAACGTGCATAACACCGAATTATTATTCCAATCAGTTATCACCATGTTACACAAATACGGATTCTATGTCGCCGGCGAGTATACATTCCGAAGATGTGGATGTTAATTACACACATACGAAATTAGATTCTAACGCGTCCGATTATGGATACGAATCGCACGGTTCTCCAAATTCTGATATACGACTTGAAAAAAGTAACATAGGTCTGTCGGATCTTTGGCACGAAAGTTTCTCTGAATTATTTCCAACATTAGCATGACAATTTCCTCCAAAAAGTAAATCCAAAAGACAATATCTGTGATACGCGTTAATCATACTTGCGGACTTGCGGAAAGGCATTCGTATGATTAGATagttatttgttatttccttattttgACGGCAATAATATAGCGCAAACTATGACACTTTACAATAGCACATCTAAGTGTACATTTCCATTCGTACTTTTATACGTGTATTCTTAATGttaaaacattataatttaaaacacaTTTTTTCTGATTTATCTCGATATAGAGATTCGCACGGTAATGATAAACATGGCAATGAATGTTACTGTATATAATATCTCTTAGATGTTTATTAGTGAAACAATATGAATACTGCTGTGCAACAGCATACTAAATAAACAgcctataaaaaaaaactcttgtctatttttagattttatcctagtctttatataaaaaaaagtaggaAATAGGAAGCCTTCAAGaaaaaatactacaaaaattaatctttaattcatatttttactgcTCTTACATTATGCACTTATGGAATATTTTgcttttgattaatttatgtcatatttatcgatatttgtaatattgtatttcTTGTGGATATTCAGATACCTGATAAATACTAACCTCTATAGAAACCTCTACATTGGAAAATACAACTTGTATCATTGCaatcgtaaatataaatattttataaatacgtatcAAATCTATcagaattgtaaatatttggtAATGTTCTGATTtcacaaatatcttttttaattggcagctttttttcttcgatatatCTCTCAATGATTACattattagtaaaaataaacTACTAATTAGCACCCTTTAATAATCCTTAAATTGTAGGTCAATGtgaaatacgtaatataaaatattcgtgaaaatattagCAACGTGCCCTTATTAAGGACAATGGAAGATAATAACGACCACAATTATCCTATTACCTTATTCTTATGATAAGAATGCATAAGAATAAACAACGATAcgtaatataaatgaattgtTGCACCATTTGCATATtgagatttataaaaatttccaaaggCTGCTTCGGGTCACGACACGAAGCTTGAATCGTGGAATACCAGTACTTGTGTATGATGACTAAAGCGATTACATATTCTACGCGGTATAGACGTATGTGAGCAGcctataaaaattgtaagtaATACCAAGCGAAACAGCGCCTGTTCATCTTTATGTTACAAATACGAATACTTTGCGGTAGATTTTTAACCGAATAACTTGTCGAAACACCCGTGGCAATATGGTTTATCGTTTTGTTCCTTAAAAGTACCTTTGTTCAATTGTTTTAAACAGAACGCGCATACAAAATGTTCGGGATGGAACTTCCGGAACATTGCGGTTATGCAACGACCTGAAAGAAGATAACGTTTATTTGCGAAAATGATTATTAACGACATAATGGTTATtagtagaaaatagaaaaggcGCAGGTACCTGTAATTGGTTTATGGCACCCTGCGCACAGGGACCCTCTCTTAGCGTGATAATGAGTTTCACAGTAGGGTAAACCTTCGTGATCAAAGAACGAGCCACCTTGAAACTTTTGTCTGCAATCCTgtgaatataaaacaaaagaagccTGTATATCaactagaaatatttttcacgagaaaagaaatgtaTGACTGTATTGAACATGATCACAGAGAATAGAAAAGACAGTACTATACAATAATGTCGTTTCTTTAATCCCTAttcatttatgaataaatttagaaCGACTACTCCATAATATGGAAGAACGACTCAACCAGACAGGTATAAATTACGCGTACTCAAGCACGCGTATATCTGCTGTACGCGTATGGGTTAATGTATAGCTAATATATGAATAGCCCGTAAAATCTACAGATCGTAATTTGTAGTGAATCTATGCGTTGACAAACATCATTAGATCAATATAGGATGCCGGCGTCCGACACACCTGCCTTCAACGAAGACACGTGGCAAGCGGCAGCATCCGAGTCACGAGCTAACTCTTTGTGTTGTgtgtgtttttttttgttttttttcctaatttatttttatttcgcataCAATACTAGCAATTGACATTAGCGTAACGatcgattattaataatatttatctatgtAGAGAACGTAATTTAACagcaaaaatttaattccggCTGCATCGAATAATTTCTCGTAAAATTCTATTGTAATCCTAACGACGCCCTAACTGTTTGTAGTGTGTACCGTACATTTAttcgtgtgtgtgtgtgcgtgtgcgtgtgtatGTTTACGTGTGTGTTCGTGTACATAAATGAATAGGAATTTCGAGAGAGACAAATAACGACGGGGATGAAGTCGAATCGGTGCATTCTTCCTTTCTGGGCCACCTAAATCACCTGTTGAAAAAAGATGGGAGGAAGGGGGAAGAGTCAGGATCATAAACTTTTGCAGCCTGACAGCATAAAGAGGGGAACAATAGGGCTTTTTACATAAGAAATCGAAGCAACGCAATGGCTCGCCATCGCCTAtgcttcttcctcttcctcttcatcATCATCGACACCGACGCATTTTGGGCAAACGGGTTTGCCCTCCATCGCATAAAACGACTTCCCAGATACCGGCTTCTTGCAATCCTGcaagttttacattttaaagcTACTGAACTGTGCAAACAGTTCATCGATACTTCGTATTAATCCTGAAGGGTTGCTGCAAATGGAAACAATTTGTTACGGATAAATATCGACAAGCAAAAAACCTACCCTGCAGACGAAACAATCCGGATGCCATTGACTGTTTAGAGCGGAGATATAATTCTCCATAATAGCACGATTACATCCGCCGCACTTCGGCGCGAACATGTCGAAGTAATCCTCCCGACAGTACGGCTTTCCGTCCCGCTCGTGGAACCCCTCTTCACCAAACTGTTTGCCACACTGAGCGCAAAAGAAGTGCTCCGTGTGCCAAGTTTTTTCCAACGCGGTTACGCATTTCTGAAAATAACAAGAATCTGCTGTAATACTAGAACGAAACACCGCGTGTGGGTTTCGTTGGACGCCTTACGTCCAGAATGGGACCGTTGCAGTAGGCGCAACGTGGTGAGAAAAGATTATGATAATCGGGCTCGCAGTAAGGGTGACCCTCCCTTTCGAAGAAGTTTCTCGTGCCCAGTTCCTGATTGCAATGCGTGCATGTGAAATGTTCAGGGTGCCACGTTTTCCCTAGAGCGGTGATCACCTGTAAGAGGcataatttatcatttgattatatacaaattttgtcgACAAATTTGGCAAGATCCAAACGACGATTGAGTTGGATTTACTTGTCCCACGATTGGTTTCTCGCAAGCGCTGCAGCATCCCTTCTGAGTAGTGTTCACTCCTTGACGACTCATATCGGCTTGAAGGTTTCCTAGCATAGAATCCAACTGATTCTGTTTGGTTTGAGTTGCTGGCTGCGGTGGATAAGGCTCTCCGTGTTGTTGCTGGTGGTGATGAGTAGTGTGAGTCTCGGTGATATGAATTCGAGTTTGCGTGCCCTCGGGTGGCAACGGGCTTTGCGAACTCTTGGTCGCCTTGTTCGGCTTGGCGTATGGAGAATCGGTCACTGTTTGAAGTTGATGAGAACTACTATTGATCTGCAAATGTACgacatataattaaaaaaaaaaaagccagTCGGTGTAGAGTAGCGTAGAACATGATGTTTCAGAATATTCTCACAAATCAAGCAGGATAAAGAGCAATGAAAGAGGATGGAAAGCGAACGAGTTTTCGCTACAAGATGTTAAGATGAAAGAGAATTGAAAAATCGGTGAGGTATGTTATTAGAAGCGGAATGTCAAGGTagcgaaaatttgaaatttgaaaactgaaaaatattaaggACCCGCGAGAGATGTCGATTGGCAGAGGCGAGCTTGCAGACTGGCTGAAAGCTTTGAGAGATTTCGTGGATCACTATATTCCCCACCTTCTATATTTTCCCTCTCCTACCACGGAAAATCGGTGAACacgaagaaaaggagagagagagaagaggagTAGATGGTCGAATAGTGGTAGATGGTGGATGGTGGAATGGAAGTTATTTTGGTAACTTAGGGAGCCAAGAATGGGCAGGGATAGTTTTAACGGCACTGTTTTCTCATTCTGTAGTGATTTTAATAGTAAGCAAACATTACAAACGCTTATTGCACCCGGTGTCGAGGAATCTATGAATTACGTAATTGTTCTTAGGTGGTAGGAGATCTGACGATTGCGCTGACGCGTCAGAGAAGATATAAGAGACAAATTTCCTGATATACACCGTACCTTGAATTCGGAGAGAGAAGCCATTAAATCGTCAAGCTCCTTGGTAGCGTTGCTGGCGGTGTGACCATTGGTATAACTCTTCTGGACCTCGCTGCGATTCAACGATCCGTGCTGTCTAGGAGGATAACCATCGTACACGGGTTGCACCTCCGTGGACGTTTCTTGAATGGTAACTTTCACTCTACCATCGGGAGGATAATCCCTGACGAAGAAGATCGCGTTAAAATCAATTCCAAAGTACCGTGTTCAAATCGCAAACTTTCGaactttatctttttctcctctttctcgttcgttcgtgATTTTTCCAGGAATAAAAGGGAAACGCTTACCCGTTCGGTACCGCGGTGCTCAATTCTTCGAGCAACGAATCGACGGTGGGCCTTGAAGCTGACATGCTACTCGGAGAACGAAGCATCGGACTAGAATCACCATTCATTCCTCCCGAGGAAACGCGATTCTCTACGGTCATCGATATTTCGATCATCATTGTTGCACAGTTTTcgtaaaattctaatttagcGTATCTGATCGAAACTGATGTAAACCAAAGACATGAAAATAGGATGCTGACCTCTTTCCTGATAGTGAGCATTGTAACGAGCGTTGCTTAGATCTTGCAACAACGTGTCCAGCTCCGACAGATTGTTGTTCAGGGAAGGCATCTTTCCTCCACCGCTGCCTTTCGCGATGCTCTCCTCGATGGCCTCGCGGTTCTGATAAGTCGGCTGCAACAGCAATTCGTCGTTCGCTATCGAtccttttcaatttgtttatcATCCATATTTAagtcattcaatttttacacaTAATATGTCCACTTTTCGACAGATTTTTCCAGGATTATCGCGGAATAGCAATTTCTCATTGATTGTAATATTCGTTTGTCCGATTGGTCTGAATTTTTGTGTTAGCAGGCGAATGAGAATCAACTAGGAGTTGTGTTAAGTGCGTGCGCGTACGTTTGTTCGTTACTCGAGGCAAAAACAAGGGAAAAAAGTGTCGCGGACAAGAGACAGATGCCAAGTTGCCGCAAAAGCGgtattatttcaaaacatGATGTCATTAGATGCTGCGCGGAATTTGTAAATACATTATCAATTAGGTGGTCGCGCGGAGGACAAGGCGTCATGCACTTTTAATAGAAATCTGCTCGCCAAACCGACCAACATTACTCGTTTGTTGCAAAATCCTCGAGCAAGAGAGAAGCACCGCGAATTTGTTCCGGCGATTCAACGAGCAACGACCAGAACCGAATCAACTTTGCTCCAACTTGATCTTCGTCCGATTAAATCGCTGATAATTAATCAACTACGTTGGAAGACACGTTTATCAGATAACATTCGGTTAAGATCGTCTGATACGTCTTATTATTCATATCTAATATATTCTTTCGTCTTTCATCATCATGATGAAGTGATACGGAACGATACATCCTGATGGTGGAAACTAGGTTGCTCAGTGAGTTGTCGTTCCAAAAATATCCATAGCGAATCTCCGACGGAAAGAAAATGTCGCAGTATATCCGACAATCCTGCAGAACCCTGGTCGAAGTTTCTTCGACTGATCCCTCGAACGTGGAATCGTAGCCTGCGAAACGCTTTGCTCGTCAAGGCTGGTCGATCAAAAAATAAACACGGGCCTATAAACCGCTACGATCTACAATGACACGGGGAACTTCATAAATCACCGATTCACCAAACTTGCGAAAATAGGCCGAACGCAAACTTTCCTGTGGAGATTTCCTCCGTGCTTCCCAACTTCGTCTAATATTCATCCAGTAGAAGACGAAGAGGACGTGTTTTAAGAGAGAAGTATGTAGAATTAATTCTAAAAAGAATGTCGTGGATGAAAGTTCGTTGCGGTATATCTTccttaaattaagaaattaataaatagatggagttcaatatttttattgttagttACTAGACGAAgagtagaaaaattattgttcgcggtgattacaaaaataatccCATTGCGATGGTACTTCCACAAGATGCCAAAAAATGTCCACGTGGTAGTTTTTAAAAGttacatattttcattcgaGAATCACGCGTCGTCTGAGAATCGATACACTGCGTACCGATTTTCCAATGTCAGTCAGTACTCGACAGCtgacaagaaatattttatttaagaagaaTAGATTCGAAGCTAAATTGTATCACTGAAAGAATCGCGTATCTTTCGAAAAACAACGAATCGCGTATAATTGGAGAAAACGCTGTAAGTGTCAAGAAACAAGTTTTTCggggaaaaaaggaagctTATGTATTTTAACGTAGTCAAAATTCATTCAAAAAGGGAATCCGTAGAAAATCCTGTATATGCAATTTTCTTAGTTGTAAAGAAAATTCGATGTTCTATTCGTTTAGACAGACGGCATAGAGAAAAGTCAAAAACCAGTTAACTAAATTTTATTGgaacttatatatttttctacagaAGCAACGTTGCTGCGACACCATCTTTTACCATTATAGTTTACCACCGTCggtaaactatttaaaaatggaaattacatTTAGATTCTATACCGCGGTATTTTCATTGATAGGTAGTATATATTCCAATAAGAAAcaaagtttttcaattttggcATTTACAGTGTCTTCTCAATCGCctcttgaaatattatttaacactGAATCGCGAAAGCAAGTCGCGTTTGAGGAGCAAAGAttcgagaaacgaaagaaagattcaaagtcgaatattttctttaaaaggATTGCGCGTGGTTCGAGAGTCGCGCACGGTTTACGCAACGCTCTCGAGAATCGCATTGGAACCCGTATGAATACGTAACACGGTTCGTTTCGTGCTAAATTCGCATCAAAGGAAAATAGTGCGCGATTCGACAGATTTTCGCCAACTTTTCGTTTATCGTAGCCGAAAGCTCAACGCGAGAACGCCAATCAGCATCACCCAACGGCAGTGTTTCGCGATATTGCAAGTGTTCCAAGAAGAAGAGCACGAcgttatgatttatttaacgcCAGCGTCGTCTAGTAaaactatgaaaaattatgctTGCCACAGACATAAATCTCCAATGGTCTACACATGTTTCGTTATCGCCAATGATTTCTCGCGAAACCATTATTTTCCTTGGATTTGGTTCTTCCTTTGTAGGTTGATAGCAGCAAATGGAACATGACGATTTTCATAGGTGCaataaaatctatttataaGACGAAGCTCCAGAAATGTTCGAAAAGATATCCGCTATATTCACGGCAATTTCAAGCAAGCCTCTAGCGGGGTTTCTGAGTACTGAATATCCTTGTTTAGtagagaaaaaattgttttttcgaTCGAATGGTAAAACACGCAAAGTGAAACAGAAACCGTGTAACGTATCTATCTATGCACAGCCGTTTTGCCTCGGTCTTTTCTCGTGTGCTTGCATACGATGGGAAAGAAGAAGACCAGTGATTGTACAATGACACcgacgatcgataaaatatacgaaGGCTCGGTGAAAAAGTGTATGGAGAATCTTGCTCTAAATGTCTAAAGTTTTATGAATACGTGTAGTAATTTGTTTTAACGTTTGAAGGGAACTATGGAGTTGAAttgctttctatttttttaagttCAACTTTAATCTGAGAAAATTGTGGATAAAGTTgataaagttaatataaaaaacatataGTTAAGTAAATTTTACCGACGGTATATTCTATCGAAGATGGATTTTACCTAGAACTAGCTCAATTTAAAGTTGAATAGTAATGATGATACTCTATGTATAAATGTTTCTGAACATTAAAACTTCGAAAATTCCAAATAGAATTCTTTTTCCATCGAGCCTTTTCATTTATCTTAATCGAGGAAATTATGAACAAAGATGTATCGCCAGATGTATCGTTTCTCTGTTTTCACCGCTTCAAACGCTGTTTAAGCGaatgaatttcaattaaattccGCTAGGTGATACGCCTGTCATTTGCAATAGACGTTTGGTATTCGGTGAATGCGTTTCCTGTTCAATATGTCGATAAATCTTGGCTATGTCTCAAACATCAACTGCTCGACTATATCAATATCTCCATTAAACTAACTATTTGATAACGTAATTAGAAACGATGGAATGAAACCGCGTCGTCAtgtcgtttttttctttttttctcaatgATTATAGCTATGAGATGTTAAATGCTATTTGTCGCGGAATATTCTAGCAAGGAGGAGTTACCAGCGTAAGGATGACTCGGTGGAACGCCTAAAGCGACCACGTGTTACGCAACAAGGGAATACTCGAAACGATCAAGAAATATGGCGACGGAACCAGGCAATTAAATCTCGGATAAAGTTGTACTTTATAGCAGGAATCGGATTTGGCAATTGGTTACTGTGCAGTTGGCGCGATGGAAACCGTGTTGCACGCGAACCGGGAAACTTTGCAGCCAACTCAAACGTCGAGAACCTGAATAATTGATGCATCGTTGCTTCCACTGGGAAATAATCGATAATACCACCGGGGAACGTAACAAATATTCCGCGGGAAAGATCGATAAACGTGCGAGTCCAACTCGAGAACTCTTAGTTTCTAACCTTCGTATCGTTTTACATTTCTTCCTActcgaaagatatttttgtttctcttttcttttcttttctgttttctttcttgtGATCGattacgaaatgaaaaacTGGAGCAGCTCTCTCGAGAACAGATTTATGACAACAGAATGGTGGATCAAGCAAAGTGTCTTGATCTTAGTTCCAGTTTCTTCATACCATCTAAAACCACTGGAGGCCACAAGTTATGCTATTATATATCGTCTTTTCAACATGCGAAAAACGTATCAGGGAATAaacaatcaaatattttacagaagtCAAAAGTTCAAATCAGAAATATAATACGACCTTTCGTGATATCGGAAGAAGATAGTTACCGTAACGTTAGACTTCAGTGGATTAAAGAACTATGTTCTTTTTATAGGTACACAATAAATATAGATTCCATAATGATTTAACTACTTgactatgaaatattatacttgGCAGCCACATATTTCCAATAACTCTATGTATTTTTTTGAAAACCTCCTCAATTATTTTACAGTCTATAACAATTGCTGACGAAAGTCTAACGTTGTTTTTAGAATCTAAATTTGGAAACGACtcgatttacatatatatatatatgtatattaaatacgtaataataaatgtgaCTGTACCGTAGGTAggtaattggtcaatttcctGCGAAATGATCGAATGCCGCCCGTTAATAGTTTCGGATAGTAATGCTCGCGATTCGGAATCCGATACGATTCATCATCGTGGAACATATTTCAGAGTCGATTAAACATGAAATTACGGATCGATGATTAAGTCATTGGACATCTTTTCACGGCAATAAACGATGGTAGGTTTAAAAGGAACCGACTGGACGCACGTAATACGAGCTCATTTCTCGTGATATATCCATTTTTTCACGGATCTATAGCTTTTTTGCGGCTTGACGACTCTCGACTGGTTAATTTTAGAGGCGATATCGATACTAATTTTAGCCGATTCTTTACGTCACACCAACCACTGGAATGTAACTATTTCGCATGGTTGCTCGTTTGCGAACATCTTTTTCGAATTTCCTCTGAAATAGGAAGAAAAGGTTTGCCTCTGTTTCGACTTTATTTTGAACGCATGACGCGAGATCACTCGTGTTGGACAAGTTCTAACAACACGTTTCCACGGCCGCCTCTAAAAATACGTTACAAGAATGATCGTGATACAAAGTTGGCTTCGATAAGTACGAAAAATACAACTGATTGACCGTGTCTGCCAATTTGTCCGATTAAACGAGGAAATCATAATCGTAAATTCTTGGTTATTTTCAGAGCCGTCCAACTGCCATTTTTCAGCGAAGCGCTAGCGTACGTTtgatcgtttcgtttcgtgaTATTATGGAAACTCGAGAGAAGGTCAccgtaaaatttaaaatggaaCCGCGAGAAAAGCATGCCGCGCTGAACATATCACACTCGCCATCTATCTTAGCAAACCGCAACCTAAAGCAACTAAGTCTCTCTAATCAACTGCGGATAAAACGCGATATCGATAAGACAGTTAGTTTCTACAATTTATCactaataaaacaaattcacgatttataaaaaaaaaaaaaaaaacagaaattcgATCCAtcctctaaatattataaaaagtatttcctTTGAATATCTTTTACGTTTTTGCACATTTAGGTACTCCATAAACACATAAACACCTATAGTTTAATAACGAATATTGCAATTTAATGTTCTATTAAATACTTTGCAAATTTTGTCAAATAATTATCACTCTCCGTTTATTACAGAAACCGAGATATACGAATATTTGTGTATCGAAGCATTGTTCAACAATAATGTACCGTGACCGTGTTATAAGTACGTTGCACGAATATTTCTCCCATtgtaaatgatacgaaattggTTTTCACATTTGACAGCGCTGTTAATTGAATCCATTGGCGtaaatggaaaagaagaataaaatttttcctattgaaatataacaaagaaaatttacatacCGATTGCGGCGGAAGAGGAGAAGTTCGATTATCGTAGGATCTATAGGCGGTGGTTCTCGCGCCATTCAGCGATCCATAACCAGGAGTGGCGTTACTACCGACATGATTTCCTTCCGATGACACTGTGTTTTGCAGATCTGCCAATAGCGCATCTGAAATCAAGAAATAATTGCTGTAAAACGTCGCCGAGAAGTATCTTCAATTATCCCTAATGATTTCAAGAAGGCAATTGAATTATGGACCTCTTTGCAAGAATAAGACAAATTGGCTGATTTCacgtagaagatattagtaagaGGCATAgcttgttatttttcttcagATATTGCTTCAGGTGTATCAGAATTTTTGTATACATTTATCGCAAACAGTAATAAAATGGCTGCCTGTGTTGTTTAAATAACGAGAATGGTGTCAACGACACCGATAAGCACATTAAGTTTTCATCGAAGCAACTAACGAGCGCTGCTAACATCGAGTCAGTATAAATTTAGGCAAGCTCATTGGAAAACTGTATCAAGATGAACTAGTTCAGTGAGTACACCGCTTTAACATTGCTC
Protein-coding sequences here:
- the LOC132912791 gene encoding leupaxin-like isoform X4; its protein translation is MDDLDALLADLQNTVSSEGNHVGSNATPGYGSLNGARTTAYRSYDNRTSPLPPQSPTYQNREAIEESIAKGSGGGKMPSLNNNLSELDTLLQDLSNARYNAHYQERENRVSSGGMNGDSSPMLRSPSSMSASRPTVDSLLEELSTAVPNGDYPPDGRVKVTIQETSTEVQPVYDGYPPRQHGSLNRSEVQKSYTNGHTASNATKELDDLMASLSEFKINSSSHQLQTVTDSPYAKPNKATKSSQSPLPPEGTQTRIHITETHTTHHHQQQHGEPYPPQPATQTKQNQLDSMLGNLQADMSRQGVNTTQKGCCSACEKPIVGQVITALGKTWHPEHFTCTHCNQELGTRNFFEREGHPYCEPDYHNLFSPRCAYCNGPILDKCVTALEKTWHTEHFFCAQCGKQFGEEGFHERDGKPYCREDYFDMFAPKCGGCNRAIMENYISALNSQWHPDCFVCRDCRQKFQGGSFFDHEGLPYCETHYHAKRGSLCAGCHKPITGRCITAMFRKFHPEHFVCAFCLKQLNKGTFKEQNDKPYCHGCFDKLFG
- the LOC132912791 gene encoding leupaxin-like isoform X2 — translated: MTMTDITRPVSPITPARLATIQRHARWEQYINALLADLQNTVSSEGNHVGSNATPGYGSLNGARTTAYRSYDNRTSPLPPQSPTYQNREAIEESIAKGSGGGKMPSLNNNLSELDTLLQDLSNARYNAHYQERENRVSSGGMNGDSSPMLRSPSSMSASRPTVDSLLEELSTAVPNGDYPPDGRVKVTIQETSTEVQPVYDGYPPRQHGSLNRSEVQKSYTNGHTASNATKELDDLMASLSEFKINSSSHQLQTVTDSPYAKPNKATKSSQSPLPPEGTQTRIHITETHTTHHHQQQHGEPYPPQPATQTKQNQLDSMLGNLQADMSRQGVNTTQKGCCSACEKPIVGQVITALGKTWHPEHFTCTHCNQELGTRNFFEREGHPYCEPDYHNLFSPRCAYCNGPILDKCVTALEKTWHTEHFFCAQCGKQFGEEGFHERDGKPYCREDYFDMFAPKCGGCNRAIMENYISALNSQWHPDCFVCRDCRQKFQGGSFFDHEGLPYCETHYHAKRGSLCAGCHKPITGRCITAMFRKFHPEHFVCAFCLKQLNKGTFKEQNDKPYCHGCFDKLFG
- the LOC132912791 gene encoding leupaxin-like isoform X3 — its product is METGCESQAGADNLYESYNTEKTETNLLSLDALLADLQNTVSSEGNHVGSNATPGYGSLNGARTTAYRSYDNRTSPLPPQSPTYQNREAIEESIAKGSGGGKMPSLNNNLSELDTLLQDLSNARYNAHYQERENRVSSGGMNGDSSPMLRSPSSMSASRPTVDSLLEELSTAVPNGDYPPDGRVKVTIQETSTEVQPVYDGYPPRQHGSLNRSEVQKSYTNGHTASNATKELDDLMASLSEFKINSSSHQLQTVTDSPYAKPNKATKSSQSPLPPEGTQTRIHITETHTTHHHQQQHGEPYPPQPATQTKQNQLDSMLGNLQADMSRQGVNTTQKGCCSACEKPIVGQVITALGKTWHPEHFTCTHCNQELGTRNFFEREGHPYCEPDYHNLFSPRCAYCNGPILDKCVTALEKTWHTEHFFCAQCGKQFGEEGFHERDGKPYCREDYFDMFAPKCGGCNRAIMENYISALNSQWHPDCFVCRDCRQKFQGGSFFDHEGLPYCETHYHAKRGSLCAGCHKPITGRCITAMFRKFHPEHFVCAFCLKQLNKGTFKEQNDKPYCHGCFDKLFG
- the LOC132912791 gene encoding leupaxin-like isoform X1; the protein is MAMDRTMYGKVEPSAIYQPYKITITKGSPPGYALLADLQNTVSSEGNHVGSNATPGYGSLNGARTTAYRSYDNRTSPLPPQSPTYQNREAIEESIAKGSGGGKMPSLNNNLSELDTLLQDLSNARYNAHYQERENRVSSGGMNGDSSPMLRSPSSMSASRPTVDSLLEELSTAVPNGDYPPDGRVKVTIQETSTEVQPVYDGYPPRQHGSLNRSEVQKSYTNGHTASNATKELDDLMASLSEFKINSSSHQLQTVTDSPYAKPNKATKSSQSPLPPEGTQTRIHITETHTTHHHQQQHGEPYPPQPATQTKQNQLDSMLGNLQADMSRQGVNTTQKGCCSACEKPIVGQVITALGKTWHPEHFTCTHCNQELGTRNFFEREGHPYCEPDYHNLFSPRCAYCNGPILDKCVTALEKTWHTEHFFCAQCGKQFGEEGFHERDGKPYCREDYFDMFAPKCGGCNRAIMENYISALNSQWHPDCFVCRDCRQKFQGGSFFDHEGLPYCETHYHAKRGSLCAGCHKPITGRCITAMFRKFHPEHFVCAFCLKQLNKGTFKEQNDKPYCHGCFDKLFG